A single region of the Raphanus sativus cultivar WK10039 chromosome 1, ASM80110v3, whole genome shotgun sequence genome encodes:
- the LOC130496104 gene encoding uncharacterized protein LOC130496104 has protein sequence MSLNRRADPDYERGAWEFVRSVAADLRESELIICPCIDCRNVDRHSASVIVDHLVTRGMDLSYKMREDWYHHGEVISGTDSRSSASEKSNEILGLYQAAAYVDEEFLRHGDLSEVAEGEDKAEDEFLAKLADAETPLYPSCGNHSKLSAIVSLFRIKTQNGWSDRSFDLLLETLPQMLPKDNVLHTSLYEVKRFLRSFDMGYEKIHACVNDCCLFRKEFEKLDKCPKCNASRWKSNLRTGDVKKGIPQKVLRYFPIIPRLKRMFRSEDMSKDLRWHFSNKSTDGKSRHPVDSVTWDQMNDRYPSFAAEERNLRLGLSTDGFNPFSMKNVNYSCWPVLLVIYNLSPEKCMKEENIMLSLLIPGPTQPGNNIDVYLEPLIEDLNHLWEKGEVTYDAVSHTTFTLRAMLLWTIQDFPAYGNLAGCKVKGKMGCPVCGKNTDTMWLTNCRKHVYMSHRKGLPPTHPYRGKKAWFDGKAEHGKKGRILSGHNISHILRNYKNDFGKVKVTGRKRKINETVGSDSNTDDESSDSEEEEEEEAVDEEELSRWKKRSVFFKLPYWEDLPVRHNLDVMHVERNVAASLIATLLHCGKSKDGLNARKDLELLGIRKDLHPQPRGKRTYLPPAPWSLSSKEKKVFCKRLSDFRGPDGYCSNISRCVKLEESKISGLKSHDYHVLMQQLLPVAIRGIN, from the exons ATGTCTCTAAACCGAAGAGCTGATCCTGATTATGAGAGAGGTGCATGGGAATTTGTGAGGTCAGTTGCTGCAGATTTGCGAGAGTCTGAGTTGATCATCTGCCCATGTATTGACTGTCGCAACGTAGATCGTCACTCAGCCAGTGTTATTGTGGATCATTTAGTAACTAGGGGAATGGATTTGAGTTACAAAATGAGGGAGGATTGGTATCACCATGGAGAAGTAATATCAGGGACTGACAGCAGAAGCAGTGCAAGTGAGAAGAGCAATGAGATTTTAGGGTTATACCAAGCAGCAGCGTATGTTGATGAAGAGTTTCTAAGGCATGGTGACTTAAGTGAGGTTGCTGAAGGTGAAGATAAGGCAGAAGATGAGTTTCTTGCTAAGCTAGCCGATGCAGAAACACCTCTGTATCCAAGTTGTGGTAACCACAGCAAGCTCTCTGCTATTGTTTCACTCTTTAGGATAAAGACTCAGAATGGTTGGTCTGATAGAAGCTTTGATCTGTTGCTTGAGACTTTGCCACAGATGCTACCCAAGGATAATGTCTTGCACACGTCCTTGTACGAAGTAAAGAGGTTCTTGAGATCTTTTGATATGGGTTATGAGAAGATACACGCCTGTGTGAACGACTGCTGTCTATTCAGAAAGGAGTTTGAGAAGTTAGACAAATGTCCGAAATGCAATGCATCAAGATGGAAGAGTAACTTGCGCACAGGTGATGTAAAGAAAGGTATTCCACAGAAAGTTCTTAGGTATTTTCCCATAATCCCACGTCTGAAGAGGATGTTCAGGTCAGAGGACATGTCAAAGGACTTAAGGTGGCATTTTAGTAATAAAAGCACTGATGGGAAAAGCAGACATCCGGTTGATTCTGTAACTTGGGATCAGATGAATGACAGATATCCTTCATTTGCCGCTGAAGAAAGGAATCTTCGGCTTGGGCTGTCCACTGATGGGTTCAATCCTTTCAGCATGAAGAATGTGAACTACAGTTGCTGGCCCGTTTTGCTTGTCATTTACAACCTGTCACCTGAAAAGTGTATGAAGGAGGAGAACATCATGTTGTCGTTGCTCATTCCTGGTCCAACCCAACCTGGTAACAACATTGATGTGTACTTAGAACCGCTTATAGAGGATCTTAACCACCTGTGGGAGAAAGGAGAGGTAACGTATGATGCAGTCAGCCACACGACTTTCACATTAAGAGCAATGCTTCTCTGGACCATTCAggattttccagcatatggtaatCTCGCAGGCTGCAAAGTAAAGGGGAAAATGGGTTGTCCAGTGTGTGGGAAAAACACAGACACGATGTGGTTGACTAACTGCAGGAAGCACGTTTATATGTCCCACCGGAAAGGTCTTCCTCCCACACATCCTTATCGAGGAAAGAAAGCTTGGTTTGATGGGAAAGCAGAGCATGGGAAAAAAGGTAGAATTCTGAGTGGTCATAACATAAGTCATATACTCAGAAACTACAAGAATGATTTTGGAAAAGTGAAAGTAACTGGAAGGAAGAGGAAGATTAATGAGACGGTTGGATCAGACTCCAATACGGATGATGAATCCAGTGAttcagaggaagaggaagaggaagaagcagtTGATGAGGAAGAGCTATCTAGATGGAAGAAGCGGTCAGTCTTTTTCAAGTTACCTTATTGGGAG GATCTACCGGTAAGACACAACTTAGACGTTATGCACGTGGAAAGAAATGTTGCTGCAAGCCTTATAGCAACATTGTTGCATTGTGGAAAATCTAAAGACGGTCTTAACGCGAGGAAAGATCTAGAACTGCTTGGCATTAGGAAGGATTTACATCCTCAACCCCGTGGAAAAAGAACATACCTTCCTCCAGCTCCTTGGTCTCTGTCCAGCAAAGAGAAAAAAGTATTCTGCAAGCGGTTATCAGACTTCAGAGGTCCGGATGGTTATTGCTCAAATATATCAAGGTGTGTGAAGTTGGAAGAATCTAAGATATCAGGGTTGAAATCACATGATTACCATGTATTGATGCAACAGCTTCTTCCGGTTGCTATCAGAGGTATCAACTGA